In the genome of Marispirochaeta sp., one region contains:
- the chvE gene encoding multiple monosaccharide ABC transporter substrate-binding protein — protein MKNALRVALLCVILSLLAFPVFAAGGQEQGVEKKVGILMPTKSLQRWNQDGQYLKTKLEAKGYKVDLQYANNQVATQVSQLENLVTAGNRILVIASIDSTALKGALAQAKQEGCLVIAYDRLIMDTPNVDYYATFDNYKVGELQGNFIVDKLGLENGKGPYDLEVFGGSPDDNNAYLFNQGAMDQLQPYIDKGQLVINSGQTDMSVIAISAWKAEGAQARMDNLLTAYYSDKDVDVVLSPNDSLAQGIVASLKSAGYGTASKPFPVLTGQDCDKINVKMMINGEQSMSVFKDTRTLAERVVTMVSEIGDGKKVTVNDTESYDNNVKVVPSFLCDPVFADKNNYKELLIDSGYYTIDEIM, from the coding sequence ATGAAAAATGCTCTACGAGTCGCACTTCTATGTGTAATTCTCAGTCTGCTCGCATTTCCTGTCTTCGCCGCTGGCGGACAGGAACAGGGAGTAGAAAAAAAGGTCGGAATCCTCATGCCGACCAAATCGCTGCAAAGATGGAACCAGGATGGTCAGTACCTGAAAACCAAACTTGAAGCCAAAGGCTATAAGGTAGATCTTCAGTATGCCAACAACCAGGTCGCCACTCAGGTTTCCCAGCTGGAAAACCTGGTTACCGCCGGAAATAGAATCCTGGTAATCGCCTCTATCGACAGTACTGCCTTGAAAGGCGCCCTGGCCCAGGCAAAGCAAGAAGGTTGTCTGGTCATTGCGTATGACCGCTTGATCATGGATACACCGAATGTCGACTATTATGCGACCTTCGACAACTATAAAGTAGGTGAACTCCAGGGCAATTTTATTGTCGATAAGCTGGGTCTTGAAAACGGAAAAGGCCCCTACGATCTCGAAGTTTTCGGCGGATCCCCCGATGACAACAACGCCTATCTGTTTAACCAGGGCGCCATGGACCAGTTGCAGCCTTACATTGATAAGGGTCAGCTCGTAATCAATTCCGGCCAGACCGATATGAGCGTTATCGCAATATCTGCATGGAAAGCGGAGGGTGCCCAGGCCCGTATGGATAACCTTCTTACTGCTTACTATTCCGACAAAGACGTCGATGTTGTTCTTTCCCCCAACGACAGCCTTGCTCAGGGTATTGTTGCATCCTTGAAGTCTGCCGGCTACGGTACTGCTTCCAAACCCTTCCCCGTTCTAACCGGCCAGGACTGCGACAAAATCAATGTCAAGATGATGATTAATGGTGAACAGTCAATGTCAGTTTTTAAAGACACCAGAACTCTTGCCGAAAGAGTTGTTACCATGGTCAGTGAGATAGGAGACGGCAAGAAAGTCACCGTAAATGATACCGAATCCTACGATAACAATGTAAAGGTTGTGCCTTCGTTCCTGTGTGATCCGGTTTTTGCTGATAAAAACAATTACAAAGAACTGCTGATCGATTCCGGATACTACACTATAGACGAAATAATGTAA